The genomic segment gcacacgcacacacattgtcTCACACTCACAAACTTGGGCACGCACAGTGACAGCTGCTCTTGTAACAGCTGTGCTCGTTACAGCTGTCCTTGTAACATGGCTAACATGTCCTTCTGGTCAAATTCTACCGTTGTAATACATCCcataatttaatgaaaatgtCTCAACATTTATCCCATCAGCTGTCACGAAAAATGAAGTATAATAATAGCAACATTAATAAGAGTCAATATGTAATCGCAATATGGAGAATGGTCAAATGACCAAAATAGAATAATCCCTTTTCTAAAAAGAATCTGAATATTTTTGGTGAGTATCTGGATAAAGATGTGGATAATGCTTGTATTGACATCAGGTATTGATGAGGTGATCAGAGAATCCGTACAGTATCAGATATTGATGAGATGACTAGAGTATCTGTACGATATCAGTCATTCCCAAGGTGATCGGAGTACAGTAGCAGGCATTGATTAGGTGATCAGAATACACTGTATCAGGTATTGATAAGAAGATGAGAATATACTATATCTGGAATTGACTAAGTGAGTTTCTGTTCATTTTCAGGTGTTGATTAGGTGACTGACCAGAGTATCTACAGTTTAATTTGTCAGATGACAAATCTGCGAGCCCATCTGCCCTATCTGAACCCATCCTGATTCCCCGGCCAGATGTCTTGTTCACTAGAGGATAATTGTGATatttacccccccaccccccccccaaaaaaaaaaaatgaatgaatgttgcCGACCTGTCACTGTGTCCTTGACGTGGCTTGATTCATGTGGTGGAGAGACAGACGCACTGAATAGTtgatgggaaagagagagagagcgcatagAATAGACAgtcagtgagggagagagatacagacatagATAgcaagagatagagggagataatGAGAGAGTTGGGGGCTGCTGATAAGGGGTCGGATACAGAcggggagatacagagagatggagagagagagagagagagtagggcaAGGGGAGGGGTTAAAAGTGAGAGAAAGATGACGCGAGAGAGAAAAGTACGGGGAGGGTTTGCAGGGAGAGTTGGAGGAAGAaaacgagagaaagagatacagggtataacagagagagaaaggggtaaggggtaagggtatAAAGAGAGTTAGAGGGTGGcaccagaaagagagagagagacgggaagtgtaacagagagagagatgaaagggGAGGGTTTGAAGAGAGAAAAAATGACGTagaaagagataaaaaaaatattgacggacagagagagagagagagaggaaggagacgggattcatagagagagagcgactggTAATGGgcggtacagagagagaggtaaggggaggctacagagagggagagagcgagagcaactGGAAGAGATAAGGGgcggtgcagagagagagagagagagagagagagaggtaagggGAGGCTACAGAGAGGGAACGGGAGACTGTGTGACTCAGCCCTGCTATAAGAGATATACCAGCAGGGGAGTGGGGATGGAACAATACCTTGTTGACAAGCAGGAAAGCAGGTCGAGTCCCGCTCACAAGCACAAGCCAAGCTCGCTCGCGCCGGGAGCCTGCCAGACACAATGGCGTGTGTGGCTGAGCAGTAGCGGTGCGTGAGggcacgtgagtgtgtgtgtgcgcgcgtgtgtgtgtgtgtgtgtgtgtgtgtgcgtgtgtgtgtgtgtgtgtcagcgtgaggagggatggagaagcCGAGAGCGTCAATGTCAGGGTCTACCGGGGTAGGCAGCAGTCGGGCCACCAGCGGCTGGAGGTCgctgctcctcccccagctgaaCCGCCAGTCCCTGTACGTGTACGGCAGCGAGGTGGCCGTGGAGAAGGAATGCATCCGCCAACTGCAGAGCGGAGTACTCGTCATACACCCCTTCAGCCTCTTAAGGTAACACCAGTGCTACCTCGTACTTTATCTTGCATAGCTACACGAGAACGTGTGATGAAAAGTTGGACCATTGACGTCATCGGGAAATGGGCTCTAACGTGATCGGGGTTGGCGTTCTCCAAAGAGTACCAACAACATCTATGGTCCAACTTTTCCATGTTTTTTCGTGGAAACTGTGTTGATGTTGCAGACTGTGTCTTTCCACCACACGTGTGTGAAGCATTTCTCTCTCATGTTAGAAAATAGCAGAATGTGacaggtcccctttaaggtagGACCGCAATGCAACCAATGCCTTGTACTTTATCAAATTGAAGACTCCAGAGTGGAGTATGGATCATCCATCCCTTATTTCTCTGATTGCCTAGTACAACACTTGTTTAACCGGTTCACCTTATGATTATGTTTTGCTGTCATTACTTCTTATAATGATGTATTAGCACTGATGACGTAGTTTAACAAGGCATGAACATTTGTACTATTCATGATTAGATTCATACTCTAATTAGTACACAGTTTTAATTGTATTACTGCTCATAATGGGTGACTGTTGATAACTGTCCGAAGGGATGAGATTTGGACGATTGCGTGCATGAGTGGCAACAGAAGGAAGCTGGGCCGGTCATCTTACGCTCTAATGAAATAATGTGGAAACCAGAATAATCCAGAACTTTATTCAGCCTGATGAAACCTGCCaaacctctccctccccttcctgatCACCTGACCTAGCTTCTGGAAGTTCTGGTCAAAAGAGTAACAGAGCAGAGAGAATTAGATGGCAGACCACACTCCCTGACCACCACACATCTTTATATATAGTTTTGTCATTCTGTCTTTTTAGGCATTTTCTCATGCACTGCAGAGTCACAAAAGTGGGTTGAAGAGGAGAGGGAATGATGTGTTGCGAAGCAGTGAGTGAATGTAACCCACGGTCGCGATGAGGCGTGTCGCCTTAATGGTCAGCACACTAGCAGGCGCCCAGCAAGCTGCCCACCGCATGCACCATAAACCATAAGCCATGTGGAACCGATCGATTGGTCATCACACAGCGGATGTGGTCCAGCATTTTATCCATTATCTACAGCTACAGTTTCAACGTGTTTAGGGAGCATAGATTACCTATAGAAGACTGTAGAAGGGCGAGTAGGTTCACGGCAAAACCTGGATACCAACAATGTGAGAAGTCAAACGTAAGTAAAATCCCAGAACATCCCATATCTACCATGCACATCATGGAGTAATGCATGCTCCTTTGTGTGTCCAGGAGCTACTACATCATGTGCATGATGGCCATCACGTTCCTGAACCTGATTGGCATCCCCATGGAGATCGCCTTCTTGGACGGGGTGAACGGCCTGGGCTGGGAGGGCTTCAACGTCTTCTCCGACACGCTGTTCCTCATCGACGTGGCGCTGAACTTCCGCATGGGCATCATACCCGAGGATAGCGAGGTAGCCGATGGTGGCCATttggctctctttctctccgctctctgtctccctctttcctttctgtctctctcctctgttcctctcctctgcATTTATTAATTTGAATAGCTGAATTCCCAtgacaaaatacattttctatatTGCCAAAGCATACAAAAACCATCTCATTAAAAAATacatctccatctccctctctctctctctctctcctctctcctctctcatctactctcatcctctctctctctctctctctctctctctctctctctctctctctctctctcggtctctaggtctctctctctctctctctctctctctctctctctctctctctctctctctctctctctctctctctctctctctctctctctctctctctctctctctctctcctctcaatcTGGAGGACTAATCCCACCACAGACGAGCACATGCAGTCCATTTTTGACCCCGTCAGTAATCCCCTTAAAATACGAAGGAACCAGAttacccccccccttccaacccCCCAACCCAAAATCCACCGTGGACTCTGTAGATGACCACCGTGCCATGGTTATTTGGTTTATCTGTAAAGCAGATTTCGGATGATGGGTGAATTACAGATAAATACAAGCATGGCGCCTCCAGCGGGGCATTAAGGAGATGATACGTGGTGTATTTTCTGGCGGTCGACTCATGCCAGCTTCTTTGAAACCTCTTGCAACCATCCCGGGTATTCCTGTAGACGCTTGTTTACTCCCAGCCCTagttcctgtgtttgtgcgtttgtgcaaATTTTTAATGATGTTTTGaagtgatgtttgtgtgtgtgcgtgtgtgtgtgtgtgggtccttGTGTTTTCAGCAGTTACATTAACATATGGCGGTTTCCCTCCCGCTAAGACGTTGTGAAATATTAATCTAGACGTTTCAGTCCCTATTAGAATCTCAGCCTTGAACTCTGGGCCCTGTAGCCCTGTGGGTAAATGTACCTTATTCACTGGAGAACCAGTTGCCCtccattcattttattttctgcttcGCCAAAATAAACGGTCTCATGGGCAAATCGGGCAGCCaaggagtcccccccccccccccccccccccccacagcccccacATCAGtttcttaattaaaaaaaacggtTGTGACTGTTAAAAATGTAAAGGATATGTATCTAAGGATACATCTCACTGTCACTGTCACTGTCACAATTCAACTCAACAGGCTCTGCAGAAATACTAAAATGTACGTGACTGTTGTGTGTATTTCGTCCGGTCCTTTGTTGCAGGTAGCCATCCTGGATGTAAAGCAGATCCGCGTGAGCTATCTGAGGAGCTGGTTCCTACTGGATGTCATCGCAGCCTTCCCCATCGGCTACATCCTCTTCTTCGCGGTAAGCCTTGCCTCGAGCTGTATCCGTCCGGTCGGAAGGCCTAGTGAAGGCAAAAGCAGCTCGTGTGAAGCGCCGTGCCGTGGTTGAGGAGGAAGGTGTTTGTTGTGTTCACAGGACCTGCAGTACCACAGCCAGGACAACCCTTCCAAGACCAACAGGATGATGAGAATCCTCATGTTCGTCCGGATCCTGAGCCTCATTCGCCTGGTGCGCGTGTCTCGACTCGTGCGCTTCTTCAACGAGGTGGAGAAAGTGAGTGGAGAGGAGCCACACTCGGCATCAGAAACCCTATGGATCTCATCCTGCCTCTCCGGTTGCAGATCCCCTGAGCGGCATCCCGCATCGGGTGACGCTCCGAGTCAGCTCTCAGTCAGAGCGGGAAACCGCTCGGACCAGGCTATCGATTCCTGACACTTCACCTGGACATCGACCACATATTGCATCTTTGTTTATTCTTTCATACCCACAGCTAATTTAAGACTTCATTCATGCTTTCTGTTCATTCCTTCCACATCATGACAACATTTGTTTATTCCGCTATTCTGGACATTGACGTCACGGTTGAAAGGAGAGCTTGAGAAATCACTAACACCGTGCTCCACTTGGACCAGGCTGTCGAGTTCTGATATTTCATCTGGATACagacataataaataatagatCTTGTTTACTCTTTCATGCCCACATTATTACAAGACCTCATCATGCATTCCATCGCTTCATTCGTCCATGCATTATTCGTCCTCTGATTTCTGGAAGTGTATCGATCTGTAGAGTTAAGTtcacattttttatatttatattataggGCATTTAACTTTTGCCTTAGTCCTAAGCGATttacaaccattcatgcacCGCCAGCAGTGTCAACCACACTTGAAACCACCGCTTTCAAGTCAAATGACCCTCCGAAGCCACTGGCCACGTTATGGTTGTAAGGTGGTAGAGCTGGCATGGGTTTGATTCGTCTGTCTACTAACTAACAGCGAGAAGGTGCTTCACACTATgatcccctcctcccactcaggtCTCCAACGCCAACCTGGAGGTGGTGCGGCTCTTCTTCCGCATCCTCTCCCTGTTCATGATGATCTTCCTGCTCTGCCACTGGAACGGCTGCATCCAGTACTTTGTTCCCATGCTGGAGGAGTTCCCCTCGGACTGTTGGGTCCGCAAGGAGAACCTCATGGTAGGAACCCCATGAGATCAGGGGATGTCTTGAGATCGTGGAACTCTGAAACCCCTACCATCCTCTTCTACTGGAGTCATGCATTATTATGGAACCTTTGAATCACAGGATGATGATTTAAACGAATCGTTAAATGTAATGGAAATCGTTAAATGTAATGGAATCCTGAAATGGCAGACCCTTGGAATCAATGAACCATTGAATCATGGAATCCCGCCTCATTAAATCATACACTCCTGGAGACATGGAGGATTATTTTATGGGATACAGTTTAACTGAGGAGAAAACCCAAAACTGAATTACAAGAGTGGTGCAATCGTACTCTTCTAAATTCCACAAAAGATTcctgttttttatcatgactCACCACTTTTTAATGCATGCGTGGTTTCTAACATCATCCCACGATATCAAAGGGATCACAGAGCTGGAGGTCACTGTTGGAGGATAAAGCGGGTGCTCTGTGTTTCTCCTGTGTGTGCGCAGAACGCCACGGTCAGCGTTAAATACTCCTGGGGGGTTTTCCGCGCGCTGTCTCAGATGATCGCCCTCTCCTACGGCTCCATGGACGCCCCCACTAGTACGACCTTAttcctacacatacacacaatttgCATACATATGGCTTCATGGTACCGCAGTATGCATGCAAGCTTACGGCTTGCTTTCAGAGTAGCGCGGCGCTCAACAGTGTTATCTCTGGTTGGTTTGGTTCTCGTTTCCTCGCTCCCACTACGTAGACGTGTTGATACTGATGCTCATTGACTTCTCTGTTCTCATTCTCCCCCAGACTATGTGGAGATGTGGATCGTGATGGTTAGCATGATCTCAGGCTGCATGATGTACACAGTGCTGGTAGCTAACGCTACCACCATGATAGCCAACACCGACCCAACCGCCAAGGAGTACAAAAGCAAGGTCTGCATGTGTCCCTGGTCCCTGAGTCGAAATTTTTCCTAATACAGAAATTGTGTATTACTGTGGAAATGCATGTGACTCGTTTGTATTAGCATCCTGACCAGTAGAGAACAGCATCCTGCAGATGCCTGCTCTAAGCTATTAACGTTAGCTGTTGGCATTCGCTATTAGCATTAACCTTTGCAATTAGCTTTAAGTGTTAGCTGTTGGCCATAGCTGTTAGCATAAGGTGTTAACGGTAACCATTAGCTGCAAGCGGTTAACTGTTAACTGTTAGGTGTTGGCAACTTCTTACTGAATATGCTGAAACCTCTTGTTGGTGTAGATGTGTCGCCTGGAGCACTACATGACCTTTATGAAGCTCCCTCCTGAGCTGCAGCTGAGAATCAGTAGCTACTACCAGGCACGCTATGGTGGGAAGTGGTTCGATGAGAATGACATCATGGATACCGTTTCCACCGCACTGAAAGAGGTAAAAACGTGCACTTGTTTACTAGGTTCATACTGTCTTCGAAGATCTACCGGCCGTGAACTAAGTTAAACTATGCACAGCCAAACTATGCTATGCTAAACTAAGCTATGCTATCGTACGCTATTCTTTCTCCACAGCAAATCCTGCTGTCCATGTGCAGCAAGCTTCTGCAAAAGGTGCCCATGTTCGAGGACCTGGACAAGAACTTCATGAACGCCGTGCTGGTGAAGCTGAGGTACGAGGTGTTCCAGGAGGGAGACGTGATCTTCAGGCTGAACTCCCCTGGAGACCGCATGTATCTGATCGACCACGGGCAGGTCAGCGTGGAGACAGACTCCGTGGAGAGGGAGCTCTGCGATGGGGACTACTTTGGAGGTGGGTTCAAACTGCAAGGTCATTTATACCCTCTAGGGGCTTAATGGCCACTATTAAGCTTttagagacaatttctcacacacacagcagttaaGAGTCTTGCTCATGGGCACTTCATCCTTAAGCAAGAAGAAatgggggattgaaccagcaaccctcaAGTAACAGCTTACCCTGcagaacaacaaaaaagatctGACAAACTAAAAACTGCAGCGAAGACAATTAAACTGCATTTCTTATATATACTTACTTGTCTAAAAACCGACAAGCTTTCGCGATTTGAGGGGATGTTTTTTAATTCTGCGGATTTAGCATTGTCAGGATTAGGAGCTGAATCGGTCTCGGTGCGTTGAGCAGCGGGTTGCCTTTAGCTACGTTTGGATCCCCCATGAACTGAGCTGCGTGGCTGTGGTGATGTAACCTCTGATCTACCCGCCAGCAGGTTAACATGCATGtgcgactgcgtgtgtgtgtgtgtgtgtgtgtgtgtgtgtgtgtgtgtgtgtgtgtgcgtgtgcgtgcgcgcgcgtgtgtccTTGGCTCCCCCAGAGGTATACGTGCTGGCCAAAGGGAGACATGTAGCCACGGCGAAGGCCCTGACTGACTGCCAGTGCTTCACTCTCTCCTGGCTTGGATTCCAGCAGGCCCTGCAGGGCTTCCCTGCCGTCCGCAAACACCTGGAGAAAGTCCCTGGCACAGAGCCCGGGGCGTGCTCCCTCTGAGCCCTCACCACGACCGGCACGACTCTCCCCGGGCGGCGACAGGAGCCAGGCTGGTGGATATGCTGTATCTAGGCATGGcctatactgtactgtacatGTACGCTGACatttataaaacacacacaatgtctaTAAAGTCTATACTACGCTGTATCTATACACTGCAGTTTATAAAGTCCATACGTTTATAACTCCTATATACACtgaatattgttttttttacattagttATAAAGTACGGATACACTGACCAATGGTTTTATACAAGACTTGCAATATTCTGTATGAGTGGTAAGGGACAGGAAACTGCTGAAAGTATTGCAGCTCTGGagaatgttttcttttttatgtgAATAGATCCATGTTTCTGCCTGGATTAATATCAAGATTATTTTAGCAATAATAACTTTCCCTTTACAGAGGGTTACCCTATACACGTCCTCTTAAACTCCTCGACGGTTAACTCCTCGATCATTACCTTAATATGTTCTGTGTACATTATACGATGCAATACGATGCAATAAATACATGCCAATGTTTTTCCTTGTTTTTGAAATGGGACGTTTATTTTGAAAAGTATGATTTATTTTGAAGTGAAATGACAAGTAATTTGTTTGCCACTGTGAAAGAAAAAGCAATAAAGCAGACAAGCTgcagttctctctttctccctctcctctttgcACACTATTCCCCTGCCTCtttctctcaacctctctctcaccccccctctaTCGCTCATAGCCCTCTGCCTCTTTCTTCCGCCTCACTCTTTCTatgtcactctctccccctctccctagcACCTCACCCCATccatcactcccccccctccatccctctctgtctctctctgtccctctccccactccctctctgtctctctctgtccctctctgtccctctcccccctccctctctgtctctttctgtccctctctgtccctctctgtctctctctgtccctctctgtctctctctgtccctctctgtctctctctgtccctctctgtccctctctgtctctctctgtccctctctgtctctctctgtccctctctctctgtctctctctgtccctctctgtctctctctgtccctctctgtctctctctgtccctctctgtctctctctgtccctctctgtctctctctgtccctctcccccctccctctctgtccctccctctctgtctctctctgtccctctctgtctctctctgtccctctctgtccctctctgtctctctctgtccctctcccccctccctctctgtctctctctgtctctctctgtccctctctgtccctctcccccctccctctctatccgaACACGCACACGGTGCCGGTAGCCAGACGGTGTTTGTACTCGTACAGGTAATACGATGCGGTCGGGAAGTTGCACTTCATCTCCATGCGCCCGGGCACCACGTGCACGGCCACGCCCGGCCCCAGCCCCTCCTGCAGCTTGCTGAGCATGCGGGTGGCCAGGTAGCGCTGGGCGAGGCCCGGGTCCTTCTCTATGGCGGCGTACACGTCCGGGGGCGGGTTGGGGATCTTCCACTCCAGGTCCACGATCAGCTGGTGGATGCGGCTCTTATCCAGCGAGGTGGGCTGGTCCTTGAAGCACGCCACCACCTGGGGGCACGGCGGCTCCGACGCCACCGACAGGAAGTGCTTGGGCTGCCGCTCGGCCGGCACGCCGTCGTCGTCGCCcagcggctcctcccccttcgGGAGGGCGGGGTGCAGCATCACCGCCCAGCGGAGCCAGTCGTAGTTCTTCTCCAGGGCGTCCaggatggcggcggcggcggcgtcgggGGCGGCGCGGTTCTCCTGGGCGGCGTTGAGCTGTGACCTCACGTCCTCCTCCGCCTGCTCCAGGAAGTAGCCGGAGCAGCGTCCGCCTGTGGTCTTCATGCGGCGATAGAGGGCGCCCATGCGCTCGGACCAGGTCCGGACGAGCAGCGCCTGGTCGCGGCCCGTCAGCGACGCCTGGGTCAGCAGACACAGCAGACCGGTGCCCAGCACGAAGTTGATCTGcgggcagccaatcacaggaggagggggatgataGTGCTGATGGAGCTGGATTATCTTTCCATGGTTGATAGTCTCAACGTTACCTTTGCTAGTTTTGCATAGAAATGTTTCCGATTTTGGAGCTGTGTATTATATTTTATGAATTTTGATCTATCTAGCTATGAGCAGCAACAGAGATAATTTCCcccgggatcaataaagtaaacTGAATTTAAATGAACGTAAAAAAGGGTGACGTTTCGGTAATTAAGTTTGGTAATGATGTTTAAATAAGTGCTTAGTGTGCTCAAGGGCAACTGGCGGAAAGGCATCAGGGGAATAATCACCTGCAAGTCACCATTCACGGTAATTTCTAGAGATGTTCCCTCTCTCGTATATAGTGTTGGAGCAACCCAGCCTAGCTTCAATACAAAGTATACACAGACAACTCAGCCTAACTTCAATACACCCAGACAAATACTAGATAGACAGCTTGCGTCTATCCGCCTggcaaaacacactcacagacttatgcacggatgcacacacacacaaacacactcttgcTCCATCTCTGAACACAtattcgcgcacacacatacacaaacacacactaaatcacattcccacacacgcacattgacacgcttaaatgcacacacaaacgcacacacttgcatgcacacacacacacacacacacacacacacacacacacacacacacacacacacacacacacacacacacacacacacacacacacacacacacacacacacacacacacacacaacggcaatCCCATTTACAAAAGACTGTGCCCTTTATCTTCCTGACAGGCTGCAGGACGAGTGCATGAAACTCAATGCAAATGATGTTGCTCGTTGTGGCATAGCGGCAGTTAGTCAGCAGCCAGCCTCCAGAGATCCGCGACCCAGAATAGACCGCCAAAACACCGCTAGCGCTCCACAAAAAAACTCCCTGCGTCAGGACATACACGTCCCAACCATCGCATGCCCTGCAACACTCATGAAACATCTGGACTTCCCAGGAATGTATGCCTGCttctatatatttgtttttgcctcGTGTTGCGCTACCGTTAGATGTACATTGGCCATTCGGCACCGCTTATAACCCTAACCGTCCCTGGAAGAAGAGGTCCCTCTTCTGCATCCTTCTCCTGAATATTCCCTCCGGTACTGAGGAGTTTTTCCTTAAAGTCCTTTAGAgggcttagggttagggggtgtcGCATAATGCATGGTCTTTGAAGCCCTAGGAGACTGGAACTGTGATTAAAGGCTAGACTAATTCAACTGACTTGGCATGTAAAACCCAAGGTATTTTATTGA from the Gadus macrocephalus chromosome 20, ASM3116895v1 genome contains:
- the LOC132448210 gene encoding uncharacterized protein LOC132448210; this encodes MAMFGKVLEPVGYMQTMRGLVQGISSYLGGGATQEEAALSRKNLDYIDQELGAGKQGLLLDKEVHELEGDLAVVYYQLGTAVRAEPEFTQREKEVFLQYMTDYRLERQLTALHARLMGVTVLTQQPPLLEEMVQNQRPKRWELREFCVKINFVLGTGLLCLLTQASLTGRDQALLVRTWSERMGALYRRMKTTGGRCSGYFLEQAEEDVRSQLNAAQENRAAPDAAAAAILDALEKNYDWLRWAVMLHPALPKGEEPLGDDDGVPAERQPKHFLSVASEPPCPQVVACFKDQPTSLDKSRIHQLIVDLEWKIPNPPPDVYAAIEKDPGLAQRYLATRMLSKLQEGLGPGVAVHVVPGRMEMKCNFPTASYYLYEYKHRLATGTVCVFG
- the hcn5 gene encoding potassium/sodium hyperpolarization-activated cyclic nucleotide-gated channel 1; translation: MEKPRASMSGSTGVGSSRATSGWRSLLLPQLNRQSLYVYGSEVAVEKECIRQLQSGVLVIHPFSLLRSYYIMCMMAITFLNLIGIPMEIAFLDGVNGLGWEGFNVFSDTLFLIDVALNFRMGIIPEDSEVAILDVKQIRVSYLRSWFLLDVIAAFPIGYILFFADLQYHSQDNPSKTNRMMRILMFVRILSLIRLVRVSRLVRFFNEVEKVSNANLEVVRLFFRILSLFMMIFLLCHWNGCIQYFVPMLEEFPSDCWVRKENLMNATVSVKYSWGVFRALSQMIALSYGSMDAPTNYVEMWIVMVSMISGCMMYTVLVANATTMIANTDPTAKEYKSKMCRLEHYMTFMKLPPELQLRISSYYQARYGGKWFDENDIMDTVSTALKEQILLSMCSKLLQKVPMFEDLDKNFMNAVLVKLRYEVFQEGDVIFRLNSPGDRMYLIDHGQVSVETDSVERELCDGDYFGEVYVLAKGRHVATAKALTDCQCFTLSWLGFQQALQGFPAVRKHLEKVPGTEPGACSL